The following nucleotide sequence is from Leopardus geoffroyi isolate Oge1 chromosome D4, O.geoffroyi_Oge1_pat1.0, whole genome shotgun sequence.
GTGGCTGAATTGTAATCAACGAACAATCTAAGCATGTTGACTTTGGAAACCCTGAACTTCCCACCTGGGACACAGTACAGTGGCTTCTAGAGAGGCCAACACCTTCCCGCTCAGCTGGTTCAGGCTCCTGGCGAAACACCCCAGCCTAATGCGGGCAAGGTCTGGGTTCAGCCATCTTCGGGAGAAGGTAGCTTTCTTGGGGCCCCAGGGGACCCGGATGTAGCAGGGGTTTGACAGTGTGTCCCCCATGCTCCCCGCAGGGACGCTGGAGGTCCGTCTCCTGGGCTGTGAGCAGCTGCTGACAGCCGTGCCCGGACGCTCCCCGGCGGCTGTGCTGGCCGGGAGCCCCTCGCAGGGCTGGCTTCGGGCCCGGGCCAAGCAGCAGCGTGGCGGAGGAGAGCTGGCCAGTGAGTAGCAAGCTGCGGGGCGCTGGGGGCAGCGATGTATCTCTACTCCTCGCCTGCCCTGAgctccctctctggccctgcaGGTGAGGTGCTGGCTGTGCTGAAGGTGGACAATCGTGTCGTGGGCCAGACCGGCTGGGGGCCAGTGACCAAGCAGTCCTGGGACCAGACCTTTATTGTGCCCCTGGAGCGGGTGAGGCTGGCCCTGGTGCGGGCAGGGGTGACCTTAGGCCACGGAGCGGAAGGCTGGCCGAGTAGGGACGTGTGCCCCACTCCTCAACCTGGCCTCCCCGACGCAGGCCCGGGAGCTGGAGATTGGGGTTCACTGGCGGGACTGGAGGCAGCTGTGTGGCGTGGCCTTCCTGCGGCTGGAGGACTTCCTGGACAACGCTTGTCACCAGCTCTCCCTCAGTCTGGTGCCCCAGGGGCTGCTCTTTGCCCAGGTGCTCCCTACCCTGTCCCCTGACGACACGGGCCCTGGTTCCATCTGAGCTAGAAGGGCCTTCGAGACTATTTGATTCATCCACACATAGGAGTAGAAATTGAGGCCTGGAGGGAGGAGGTCTCCAAGAATTAAGGATTCCCAGCCCCTCTCCGAGGAGCGCGTGGGAGTCTAGAGGCTGCATCCTGGTCCTGACTTGCCTAGCCTCATGCATGGCCCTGGACAAGTGtctctcttctctgggcctcagtttccccactggtaCCAATGTGGACATTGAATCGATCCCTCTGGGCCCCTCTGGCTCTTGCATCATTGACGCTGAGGGCTTAGGCTGGGATCTTGGAGGCCGGGGAGATACCCTGGTGACAGATGGGGTAGGAGGGGACTGgtctccagccctgccctctgcccacgCAGGTGACCTTCTGTGACCCTGTCATTGAGAGGAGGCCCCGGCTGCAGAGGCAGAAACGCATTTTCTCTAAACGCAGAGGTGTGGACGGGAGAGGGCTGTGCAATTAGGGGGTAGGGCAGGGGCCCTCGGGGGgccgtgggactgagccccgcctTTTGTCCCAGGTCAGGACTTTTTGAGGGCTTCCCAGATGAATCTCAACATGGCAGCCTGGGGGCGCTTGGTCATGAACTTGCTGCCCCCCTGCAGCTCCCCAAGCACGATCAGCCCCCCCAGAGCGTGCCCCCAGACCCCAGCCACACCCCGGGGAGCTGCCGACCCTGCCTCGCCCAGGTGAGGAGCCCCCTCGCCGTGGCTGCCTGCTTCTCTGCCACGTCTGCCTCTCTTCAGGTGCAGCTGGTGTCTTTCTGTTCCCTCtgaccctctgtctgtctgtctcttggcATTGCTGTGTGTCCGTCCCCACAGCTCTTCCGTCTGCCTGTGCCCTGCCAGGTGTCTGCTTTCTCCACATAGTGATTTCCCACCCAAGAAGAGCCCCTTGGAAGAAGAGGTGAGGCCCCCACCCAAGCCCCCACGTCTCTACCTGCCCCGGGAGCCAACCCCCGAGGAGATACCGGTGAGAGGATGCTGGCAGTCCTGGGGGCTGCTGGGGTGGGGATGGCGGGGCTGGAGGGAAACAGGGAAGGAAGCCCTGCTCTGCTCTGAGCCCCTCTACCCTCATAGCGCACCAAACGCCCCCACATGGAGCCCAGGACTCGACTCGGGCCACCGCTTCCACCCTCAGCCACCAGGTACCCCCGTCGGGCTCACTTATGTGCTTGCGACATTTGTCTGCTCACTTGGGTGTTCGTGTGTCCATTCACACATCACCCGATGCTCCTTGCTCTCTGTTCTTACTCACTAAACCCGTGTTATTGAGCTCTAGCTGCATTCTGGAACTCTAGGAAGCCACTGTCCCtgaatccccccacccccaccccagcccctagGCTTTCCAGTCTTATTGGTGGGGACAGCCCAGGACCGGCCCTGGAGGGTTAGGAGCACCTCTTCATGGAGGCCCAGCTCTTATCCCAGGGGGAatcctgtgccctctctcttgcAGGAAACCCCCCCGCCTTCAGGACTTCCGTTGCTTGGCCGTGCTGGGCCGGGGACACTTCGGGAAGGTAGTGGGCTGACGAGGGTGCTATGGAAGGGGGTGAGCAGGCCCCAGCACCTTGGCTGGGGGGATGGTGTGATCCATGGGGCAGTGGGCGGGGAGCAGCAAAGGCTCCCCTGTGCTGTCCACCTGGAGCCCAAGCTGTCTCTGGTTCCCAGGTCCTCCTGGTCCAGTTCAAGGGGACGGGGAAATACTACGCCATCAAAGCGCTGAAGAAGCAGGAGGTGCTGAGCCGGGACGAGATGGAGAGGTGTGTAGTCGGGACAGTGGGCACCTAGCCCTGCAGGGGACCCCGGATGGCTGGCCTGGGCTAGTGGCACCAGAAGGCAGCTGAGTGCTCCAGGGGCTTTGAAGAGGTGACCCGCTGGGGCCGGTCCTGAGCTCTCTTTTTAGCACCTGCAGTTGTTAACTGTATGCTCTTGGGCAGGTCCGCTCTTCTCTCTGCCCGATACGTAGAAACCATCATTCTACCTGCCTGGCATTTTCATTGAAGACCCAGAGAAGCCAAGGGTGTTGTGCGGGTGGCAGGACGCAGCCAGCAGTGGTTTCTCTTCCCTCTAACACCCACCCCCGGCCCTCCGCAGCCTGTACTGCGAGAAACGCATCCTGGAGGCTGTGGGCCGCACAGGGCACCCCTTCCTGCTGTCCCTCCTCGCCTGCTTCCAGACCTCCAGCCACGCCTGCTTCGTGACAGAGTTTGCGCCCGGTGGTGACCTCATGATGCAGATCCATGAGGACGTCttccctgagccccaggcccGGTGGGTTCCCATCCCTCTTGTCTGCCTCTTCCATTGAGCCTTCCCTGGTTCCCTATGCCCTCTCCCTTCATCCTGCTTCCCCCAGGATACCCATCAGCAGAAGAGTGTGGAGTCAGGGAGGCCTTGGCTCAGATCCTTGGTTATCAACTGTCTTATCAGCTCCCATAGCATTGtgaccttgggcctcagtttatGTAGCTGTGAATGGGGCTAAAAATAACTCTTCCATAGGCTTGTGGAGTGGATGGACATAATGTGTATTAAATTGTTGGGCACAGGAACCAGTGAAGAGTAAGTGACTGGCAGCTGGAGTTCTTTCTTGCCCACCAGAACGCAGGCTCTGGAGTCTTAAGTCTGCCACGAGCTGTGTGACCCCCAGGTGCATCACTTACCTGGAGTCTCAGatcctcatttgaaaaatagaCATGATGACTCTCGACAGCAGGTGGCTGGGAGGATGTAGGAGGGTAAGGCATCAGAACACGTGGCATCATTCCTGGCACCATCGAAGAGCCCAGGAAGGGTAGGCTGTCAGTGGGCAACAACCTTGGGGCCACTGTCCAGAGAAACACCCATTCTCCCTACCCGCTACCCCTGGCATCAGGCTCTAGTCTGAGCTGACTAGAGCTGGGACATCTAGGGATGCCCAGGCCGTGGCCATCCTGGTGCCTCCCtgcacttccccccccccccccccccccccccgtcctgaCCCTGAACTACCCCCTACACCACCCATAGGTTCTACCTGGCCTGTGTGGTCCTCGGGTTACAGTTCTTACACGAGAAGAAAATCATTTACAGGTAACTTGCCCTGGGGGTGCTGGGGCTGGAGGTAGGTGAAGGAGCAGAGGCTGCCCTCCTCCTGTGATACTCCCGGGCCCCTTTGATCTGTCCCCCTCACCCTCAGAGACCTTAAGTTGGACAACCTTCTGCTGGACGCCCAGGGTTTCCTGAAGATCGCGGACTTCGGGCTGTGTAAGGAAGGTGGGTGCCTCCTGTCCAGGATCCCATGTCCTCCAGCCTTGCTTGCCCAGCTCAGGCCAGCAGGGTAGTGGGCAAGTGGCCTTCGCCTCTCACCCCAGCCCGCATTCCAGGGACCGGCTGGACACACTGGTTCTTCCTTCCCAGCCCTAGAGACTCTTAAAGAGCCCCAGCGCACCCTTAGCCAGGGGAGAGCGTGTACTCAGGATGGGAGAGGGCATCGGGTTCTCCCTTCTTTGTGAGCTTGGCAAAGGCTCTGCTTCCTCCCGTGAGAtggcgtaaaaaaaaaaaaactgtcctcaCCTCCAAGAGCTCGGGGCAGGGCTTGGCTTGACCTTCGGTGCCTGAGGTCGTAAGAGTTGGCTGTTGATTCTTACAACTGAAGTTATATGGATGAGACACGTCGGGCTGGCATCAGTGTGGATGCTGGTTTGCAGGGATCGGCTTTGGGGACCGGACAAGCACCTTCTGCGGCACCCCGGAGTTCCTCGCCCCGGAAGTGCTGACCCAGGAGGCCTACACACGGGCTGTGGACTGGTGGGGGTTGGGTGTGCTGCTCTATGAGATGCTGGTGGGCGAGGTGAGCACTGGACCCCGGCTGCTGGGGCCTCTAGGTtggggcagggtggaggtggcTCTTGCAGCCTGCTGAGCCCCCTTCCCCATAGTGTCCATTCCCCGGGGACACTGAGGAGGAGGTATTTGACTGCATCGTCAATGCGGACGCCCCGTATCCCCGCTTTCTGTCGGTgcaagggcttgaactcattcaGAAGGTAATCactgcagggctgggctgggctgggctgaacgGCTGCCCCGTCACCACCCACTCTCTCGGGGCCTCTGTGGTCCAGCTCACTTGGGATGCCTGGGCAGGCGGGCAGTGCCTGGGCGTGATGCCCTCCGTGAACCCCAGTCCTCTTGCCCAGCTCCTCCAGAAGTGCCCGGAGCAGCGCCTCGGGGCGGGTGAGCGGGATGCTGAGGAGATCAAGACCCAGCCTTTCTTCAGGGTGAGTGTTCCCGGGTGCCTGGCACAGTGGGAGGTGTCGCCTGGCCACGCGGGCCGTTGTTCCGTTGTCTCAGGCAGCTCTGCCCTCGCCCCCAGACCACCGACTGGCAGGCCCTGCTCGCCCGCACCGTTCAGCCCCCCTTCCTGCCTACCCTCCGTGGCCCTACGGACCTGCGTTACTTCGAGGGCGAGTTTACGGGGCTGCCGCCGGCCCTGACCCCGCCTGACCCCCGTAGCCCCCTGACAGCCCGCCAGCAGGCTGCCTTCCGGGACTTCGACTTTGTGTCAGAGGGATTCCTGGGGCCCTGACGGCCTCTCTGGTGTGTCTGCCCCGTCTGCCCAGCCGTCTGCCCCAGAGGCCCAGGCCTTGCCAGGTATCGGTGGGCACTGGGCCTCGAAGTGGCAGCTGCAGAGCTGCTGTGGGGGGCTTCGCTCAGTCACTGGGcagggtcccctcccctcccgcccccgcctccTGGGAGGCCTGGACCAGAAAGGGCGGCACAGCAAGGAggagtttggtttggttttttaatatttgatttgcTTTACGGATGATTAAACTTATAAAACTGTGCAATGGAGGCATCCTGGctttggggggcagggtgggggggtctCGGAAGCCCAGGACGCTTGTGCCCGAGCCCCCCACGggtcctctgcctcctctccttccttcagaGGGCAGGACTGCCTATTGTGGCAGGAGCTCTGTCATTTCAGCTCTGCTCTGAGGCCTGGGAGGAGCGGGGGAGAATGAAGAACCCCAGGCCCTCTGAACGCCGACCCCAGCTGGGggcagcccctctggttttcaggCACAAGATGGTGGCCTTGCCTCCAGCAACCCTACACCGCCTGgctgctgccctcctccccctcctcctccccctcggCCCACAGGGTCTCCCAGGACCCTGAGGGCCATCCGCAGAAGAAGTGGGCCAGGTTGCGGGTCAGGCCACGGTCGAAGGGGTTGCCGGGGCGCTGGCGGAGGTAGGCGATGCGGTGCGAGGAGATGAACTCCCAGGTGGTGGTGTTGCTGGCCACCAGGTAGAGGTGCGAGGCGAGGAGCAGGCCCGCcaccaaagagaagagagagagcagcaggaaGGTGGCCAACAGCAGCCCGCTGGACCGCAGCCAGAGCCCCCAGGGCTGGAAGAAACGGAGGCCAGACCTGCAGGGCAGGAACAGAGATGGAGACCAAGGccgggggagggcgggggtgcCCCGGGGAGCCCCTCCAGGCAGGCCGTTTGGGGGAAGGCCCGAGGCCCCCGAAGGGGCACCTTGTAGGGGCATgctgcccgccctccccccatGCCCAGGCCGGCCGTGGAACCCACCATGCCAGGTACAGGCCCCACAGAAGCACCACCAGCTGCAGCGCCAGGTAGGCCACGAAGAGCGGGTGGTTGCGCTCCCCCACGCAGTTCTCCATCCAGGGGCAGTGGTGGTCGTAGCGGCGGACGCAGCGACGGCACTCACGGCAGTGCCGGGCCCGCAGGGGCTGCTGTGGGCACAAAGGGAGGCGGGCTCAGTGCCAGCTCCCCTCTGGGCCCACGACTGAGGGGAGTGATGAGGccacagagggggtgggggggagagaggcaggaggtcAAGGAGTCTCAACCTTGCCCCTGCGCCCTCCCGTAGAGGTCCCTGGTCACCCACCAGCACCAGGCAGTATCTGCAGCGCCGAAGGGGGATGGCTTGAGGAACCATGGCTGTCTGCTCCTCCTTGACCTCCTCCTGCAAATGGGGGACAGGGTATTAGGTTGGGAGGGAGAGGGCACTGGTGGGCGTTTCCCTGGGGGGCTAGCTTAGCCCTGGGTATGCACGCGGGGCCCATCCCCAGTGTAATGGAGGCGGTAGGGTGGGACAGAGTGCCCTGGCCCGAGTGAAGCTGTGACCTCTGTCACAGTTGTTTCGCTGGGCCTTGGCGGTTTCCTCATTGGAGGATGGGGGTTGCAGGGCTGCTAAGAGGATTCATGGAGATGCCCCAGGAAAGCCCTCTGCATAGATCCTGGCATGAGACTGTTACAGGGGCCTTGGGTATCCTATTGGTGGGAGGAAGGGTTCAGGCTCCCAGGGGCCCCCCTGGTTACCTGTGGCTGGGGCTGGACATTCACATAGCCCGGGTCCATGAGCGACACGGCCAGGTAGAGCAGCAGGGAACCCAGCACGAGGAGCAGGAAGGTAAGGGGCAGGAGTAGCTCCCCCTGCTCTTCCCACTGCCGCAGTGCTGGAGAGGCCGGAGAAGGAGAGTGAGGCCGGGGCCGGAGCTGAACAGGAGGCCATGTGTAGGGGTGTATCTGGAGGTGGGGAGTATGTCCCTGGCTGAGCAAAGGCCTGGAGATGGGGTGTAATGAGTGGTCAAGTGTGGCCACTGCATAGAGTACAGGAGGGAGAAGTCTGGGCCCagcactccctcccccccatccccaccaaaaaaaaaaaagttcatttgcaTTCTATCTGTAGGACAGTAGGGAACCATGGAAGGTTATAGGGTCAGATCTGTTTCTGAAAACCCTCCTGCTGCTGGAGGAAAGATGGAtaggggagcagggggaggcctggggcagagcctatccaggagggagaggagggtagcCAGACAAGGGCACTGGCAGGAGGAGTGGAGACAAAGGGCTGGATAGATAAGGGGTAAGGGAGTGAAGGGGCCAGACTTGAtgtaggggagagggaagagggatcCCTGACTTTGGCTCCATGATAGGGAGAGACCAGCTAGGTTTGATATGCCcatgagatagagacagaggagggcagggccaggaaggGTCCAACTCATGGAAGTAAATGAAGATttcaggggtgggaggcagggggaggtgaAGAGGGAGGGGCATTTAGATAACAGTGTGGACAGCTCTGGTGTCCCTTGGTTGTgaaaaggagcagagaaggaaagcagggttgcagggcggggtggggcgggtcCTTTCTGATGAGGAGACTGAGTAGGTGTTTAGGCTGAAGGGTGAAAGCGGTAGAGGAGACTTAAGAAGGTCTTGGGAGGAAAGTGACAACACCCACAGCCCAGGAGTTGAGGCTGGAGCAAGGAGGGAGGAGCGGGGCTTCCCAGAGTGGCAGTGAGGGTGAGAAGTTGGGCCGGAGGCAGCCTGCCAGGTAAGGAGGGGAAGGATGTTCGTGGGGGTGGGTCAGTGAGGTGGACGAGGACTACAGGGCAAGAAGTGAGGGTGGGGAAATGCGGGACAGGCCGCccccctctgtcttctcttgtcCTGGAAGGTGGGGAGCCTGGACTTGGGCAGCTAGTGGCCATGGGGATGGGCAGGATGCCAGTTCTTGATCTACTTGATCCTCGGAATCTTACGGAGGGACGTTATCCTGGGAAGGACCGGGTGGGTCTCGGGATCAGGGGAGATGGGGGCTCAAGTCCGTCGCGGGATCTGGTGGGCACCGGTTGGGTCCTGGGATAGACAGGGCATCTGGCAGGGATCAGGAAGATGCTGGGATTAATTAGGGATCAACTGGGTATTAGGCAGAAAGCAGGTGGCTCTTGGAATGACAGATGGAGAAGAGGCTCAGGAGCCGGCGGAAGTCGGGTGAATCCCAGGATTTCTGGGGCTTCAGCAGGGAATCCAGTGAGACCCAAACGTCTGGGGAATCACGCGGGATAGGGTGGGGCGGGGTCGCGCGGGGTCCGGCTCACCGGTATCGTGCAGGAAGAGCACCAGCGTGATCCCCCAGGTCAGCACAGTATGCCCGCTCCGCACCAGGACCCCAGGGCTGAGGAGCGCCCAGGGAGCCATCTCCTCCGCCCGGGGCCCCACCCGGAAGAAGCGCCGGGAGGGGCGGGCCCTTTGGGGGAGAGAGGCCGCGGCTACTCGCGGATTGGTGAGTCCTGGAGGTGGGCGGGGCCTGATTGGGTCGGGGAGGCTGCCTATTGGATAGCAGCTGCGGCCGAGGAGGCCCTCGAGCCAACAGGTGCCTGAAGAGGTTGAGGGCGGGGCCGGCGCGCGCGCAGCTGGTaactcccccaaccccagcccccaccagccaGGTAACTTTCGAAAGCGGAGGAGCAGGCGCGAGCCCTGACCCCGCCCCCTCGGGCTCTCACCCCGCCCGCCCCTAACCCGTGGCCTCGCGCATGCGTGCACCCCCCGGGGTGCCTCTGCTCAAGGTGTTCGGTGCGACTCCAGGTTGCAGGATTGTGCCGGTTTCGAAGACATGACTGAGTTCTCTAGAGGGGCAGGACTAGCCCTAGGTTGCTCTGGTGACACCCTTACCtccttgcttttcatttttagatattgcaaatgggggcgcctgctggctcagtgggttaagcctctgacttccactcaggtcatggtatcacgttgtgggttccagccccacgtggggctgtgtgctgacagctcagagcctggagcctgctttgccttctgtctgtctctctctctctgcccctgccctgcttgtgctcgctgtctctcaagaataaatagtcATCCGTGGTGCAGATCCTGGGTAGAAGGGGCGAAGTGGAGTCAGAAATACCAGCACAGAGGTGGTGTGAACTCGGGCAAGTTACCGAGCCACTCTGAGCTCTGTTTTCTGTCTATATAGTGGGGATTGATAGTAGCACCCCCCTGCTAAGGTggttgggaggattaaataatgcaaataaagtgTCTAGCACTGACCTCTCCCCTGCTATAAGCCAACACCTCGCCCTGCCAGAAGGACTTGCCCAacaggaggcttcaggctcttcTGAGAGGAAACCTCATCAGCATTCACTGTTCACACGCCTTCAACTGGGTCCCCAGGGCATTCCCGGTGCTGCCCTGCCTTTTCCACCCACACCTCTCATGGATACCAACATCCACCTTCTTTCTCCAACAGATCCTACACAGTATGCTCTTCTGACATCTGCTGTTTTGTCAGCTCAGCACCCCTTTTTCTGTTGGGGCACTGACTCTTCCCCATTCCACGTGGTTCTGGAGAAACTGTGTCCCACACTCCACAGGTTGATAGGAGACGTAGGCATGTGACTAGAGGGCCCAACTTGGTTCCCTATCTTAATGTCCCCAGTGATTGGTTCTAGGTGGCGGACATGTGACTCAGCAGGGCCAATCAGGATCATTCTATGAGAGTACTGTATAAATGCTGAGAAATGGGCATTCTTCTGGATCTCAGGCTTGAAGAATAGGCTATAAGGGCAACTGGCAGCTGTCTTTACACTATGTGGAGACAGACTGTGGCAGGAGAATGAAGCCACCTTATAGAGACATAGAGATAAGCAGTAAcgaaagagggagtgagagacaTCTTAGCAACATTGACTGGGTCCAGCTGTTCCTGAAGCTGAGATTAACTCTAGGTCCCCAGTTGCATCAGTGAATTCCCTCCCACCTTTGACTAGCCTGGGTAGGTATTTGAGTCGTGTGACTTTCACGTGTAAGTCAATCTTGGTTACTGCAACGGGTGAGTTAGTGTGCTGAGTGGAAACAATCCTGAAGCTTCCAggagtcaggccctgtgctggtgtcagagacagacaaagtcGGACACTAAAGTGGTAAGGACAGATTTTATCAGTAATATGTTATTGCTGTGTGAACTGAATGCGGCTCTGAACTCCCAGGTGACGGGGTGTTTTAAAGGGAGCACgagggagtggagagagggaaCAGCAGTGGCTTGAACAGATTGGGggaagtgaaaaattacaaaggGTTGCTCAGTGTAAATGCTGATTAGGCCAGCTGTGTGTGCTAGCTGGCAATAATTGAAGTTCGGTGCCTGTCCTCCCACACGGACCAGGAAACGGGGGCCTGATCCTTCCTGAGCATTATACTTTGAAGGCCAAACATTCCTTTGAAGGAATGGCTTTCAGGTCTCCTGAGTTGTAGATGATACAAATACATTTCAAAGGAACAGAAGAATTCGCAACCGTAGGCCCTTTTTAGTAAATGCTCTAAGACGGGGTGTGTGGGGGCTAAAACAAGGAGGGCCGGGGTCATCTTAGGGCTGCGGCCTTGAGCTATCAGAAACTATGTTAGCTCTTCTGTCCCTGCAGTACTGTTGTCCTGCTAACTCCAGTCTCCCCAGGGCCCCCCTCCACTCCTACCAGCCCACAAGGGGcaccctctctgctccctgctccctgtaAGCCGGGGCATAATCTCACACATAACATTGTCTCTACAATCAGATGCAACCACCCTGGGCAGGGGCCCTGTTGGGCTGTTGCCAGCTGTACCCCAGTGTCAGTCggcatgggggcagggagagaacgCAGAGGAGGCAGGAACTTCAGCCCGATCTGCCACCTGTCCCCAGGCTGCAGCTGACAGGGCCTCCAGGCCGGGCACACAGATCGACCCGATGTACCCTCCCTGTTGCAGGTCCCTTCGCTAGGCCCAGTGCCCAGACTGGCCACAGCCCCTCTCCGGACCCCGTCCCTTCTGCAAAAACGACACTCTGCTCTTCTCCACTTtgcacaaaaatgtatttctgtgaCATCCCAAAGTACAGACATTTACTCAGGCCCCAGGTGGTAAAGCAATGCAATGTGAGCTCTGCCCAGGGTCTGGCTCAGGCCATGTGAgcatggagggaggggcagaagtggCCTGTTTGCCAAGCTGGGGGAGCGCGGGGCGGCCGGCCCCTTCCCAGGGCTGGCAGGGACAGACTTCAGGGGAGGCCGGTGCCTCTCCCGGGGGCTGCTCATCCAGCCTGTCCTGCCTGGAGGCAGAAATGCTAGAAGAATCCAAGAACAggcccagggaaggaggaaggaagaaaggtcatcCCCAAAGGGAAGCCTGCAGAGTCGGCCCTGCTCCCCCAGCGCCTTGTTCTGGAAGGGCATCCTTACCACTGCCTGTCTCACGAGAAGCAATTCGGAGTTACATCAAGGGAGGACCACAAGATATTTCGAGATACATTTGCGGCTCACAC
It contains:
- the PKN3 gene encoding serine/threonine-protein kinase N3 isoform X15, with amino-acid sequence MEEGAPRQSGADQQPPEDEKEMIRRAIQKELKIKEGVENLRRVATDRRHLGHVQQLLRASNRRLEQLHGELRALHARILLPGPGLAEPATTGPQPPAEQPRARHLEALQRQLQVELKVKQGAENMTHTYASGTPKERKLLAAAQQMLRDSQLKVALLRMKISSLEASGSPEPGPELLAEELRHRLRIEAAVAEGAKNVVKLLGTRRTQDRKALAEAQAQLQESSQKLDLLRLALEQLLEGLPPAHPLRGRVARELRTAVSGKPQPSGVLVKPTAVTGTLEVRLLGCEQLLTAVPGRSPAAVLAGSPSQGWLRARAKQQRGGGELASEVLAVLKVDNRVVGQTGWGPVTKQSWDQTFIVPLERARELEIGVHWRDWRQLCGVAFLRLEDFLDNACHQLSLSLVPQGLLFAQVTFCDPVIERRPRLQRQKRIFSKRRGQDFLRASQMNLNMAAWGRLVMNLLPPCSSPSTISPPRACPQTPATPRGAADPASPRCLLSPHSDFPPKKSPLEEEVRPPPKPPRLYLPREPTPEEIPRTKRPHMEPRTRLGPPLPPSATRKPPRLQDFRCLAVLGRGHFGKVLLVQFKGTGKYYAIKALKKQEVLSRDEMESLYCEKRILEAVGRTGHPFLLSLLACFQTSSHACFVTEFAPGGDLMMQIHEDVFPEPQARFYLACVVLGLQFLHEKKIIYRDLKLDNLLLDAQGFLKIADFGLCKEGIGFGDRTSTFCGTPEFLAPEVLTQEAYTRAVDWWGLGVLLYEMLVGECPFPGDTEEEVFDCIVNADAPYPRFLSVQGLELIQKLLQKCPEQRLGAGERDAEEIKTQPFFRTTDWQALLARTVQPPFLPTLRGPTDLRYFEGEFTGLPPALTPPDPRSPLTARQQAAFRDFDFVSEGFLGP
- the PKN3 gene encoding serine/threonine-protein kinase N3 isoform X11, which codes for MEEGAPRQSGADQQPPEDEKEMIRRAIQKELKIKEGVENLRRVATDRRHLGHVQQLLRASNRRLEQLHGELRALHARILLPGPGLAEPATTGPQPPAEQPRARHLEALQRQLQVELKVKQGAENMTHTYASGTPKERKLLAAAQQMLRDSQLKVALLRMKISSLEASGSPEPGEALRSGAGQGRAGRGLGADRLLPGPELLAEELRHRLRIEAAVAEGAKNVVKLLGTRRTQDRKALAEAQAQLQESSQKLDLLRLALEQLLEGLPPAHPLRGRVARELRTAVSGKPQPSGVLVKPTAVTGTLEVRLLGCEQLLTAVPGRSPAAVLAGSPSQGWLRARAKQQRGGGELASEVLAVLKVDNRVVGQTGWGPVTKQSWDQTFIVPLERARELEIGVHWRDWRQLCGVAFLRLEDFLDNACHQLSLSLVPQGLLFAQVTFCDPVIERRPRLQRQKRIFSKRRGQDFLRASQMNLNMAAWGRLVMNLLPPCSSPSTISPPRACPQTPATPRGAADPASPSDFPPKKSPLEEEVRPPPKPPRLYLPREPTPEEIPRTKRPHMEPRTRLGPPLPPSATRKPPRLQDFRCLAVLGRGHFGKVLLVQFKGTGKYYAIKALKKQEVLSRDEMESLYCEKRILEAVGRTGHPFLLSLLACFQTSSHACFVTEFAPGGDLMMQIHEDVFPEPQARFYLACVVLGLQFLHEKKIIYRDLKLDNLLLDAQGFLKIADFGLCKEGIGFGDRTSTFCGTPEFLAPEVLTQEAYTRAVDWWGLGVLLYEMLVGECPFPGDTEEEVFDCIVNADAPYPRFLSVQGLELIQKLLQKCPEQRLGAGERDAEEIKTQPFFRTTDWQALLARTVQPPFLPTLRGPTDLRYFEGEFTGLPPALTPPDPRSPLTARQQAAFRDFDFVSEGFLGP
- the PKN3 gene encoding serine/threonine-protein kinase N3 isoform X4 encodes the protein MEEGAPRQSGADQQPPEDEKEMIRRAIQKELKIKEGVENLRRVATDRRHLGHVQQLLRASNRRLEQLHGELRALHARILLPGPGLAEPATTGPQPPAEQPRARHLEALQRQLQVELKVKQGAENMTHTYASGTPKERKLLAAAQQMLRDSQLKVALLRMKISSLEASGSPEPGEALRSGAGQGRAGRGLGADRLLPGPELLAEELRHRLRIEAAVAEGAKNVVKLLGTRRTQDRKALAEAQAQLQESSQKLDLLRLALEQLLEGLPPAHPLRGRVARELRTAVSGKPQPSGVLVKPTAVTGTLEVRLLGCEQLLTAVPGRSPAAVLAGSPSQGWLRARAKQQRGGGELASEVLAVLKVDNRVVGQTGWGPVTKQSWDQTFIVPLERARELEIGVHWRDWRQLCGVAFLRLEDFLDNACHQLSLSLVPQGLLFAQVTFCDPVIERRPRLQRQKRIFSKRRGQDFLRASQMNLNMAAWGRLVMNLLPPCSSPSTISPPRACPQTPATPRGAADPASPSSSVCLCPARCLLSPHSDFPPKKSPLEEEVRPPPKPPRLYLPREPTPEEIPRTKRPHMEPRTRLGPPLPPSATRKPPRLQDFRCLAVLGRGHFGKVLLVQFKGTGKYYAIKALKKQEVLSRDEMESLYCEKRILEAVGRTGHPFLLSLLACFQTSSHACFVTEFAPGGDLMMQIHEDVFPEPQARFYLACVVLGLQFLHEKKIIYRDLKLDNLLLDAQGFLKIADFGLCKEGIGFGDRTSTFCGTPEFLAPEVLTQEAYTRAVDWWGLGVLLYEMLVGECPFPGDTEEEVFDCIVNADAPYPRFLSVQGLELIQKLLQKCPEQRLGAGERDAEEIKTQPFFRTTDWQALLARTVQPPFLPTLRGPTDLRYFEGEFTGLPPALTPPDPRSPLTARQQAAFRDFDFVSEGFLGP